Proteins from a single region of Abyssalbus ytuae:
- a CDS encoding 2'-5' RNA ligase family protein: protein MDLPEEINIHYENLWQESIEKFRHHKFEFDPLIDSEKDMRRGITLLARPDKEIKRNIASFINEFKSIDPHQYFYPVSDIHITIMSVISCYEGFKMNTIDISKYIEIINKSIKGLNSEQITFNGLTASSSCIMLKGFPLQNNLNKIRNNLRENFKKSNLESSIDHRYKIKTAHSTIIRFKEVVKHPDQLIGFLEKNKDVPFGSFKIKSLELVYNDWYQKAGITKLLHTFKF from the coding sequence ATGGATTTACCTGAAGAAATAAATATACACTATGAAAACTTATGGCAGGAATCAATTGAAAAATTCAGGCACCATAAATTTGAATTTGACCCTTTAATAGATTCTGAAAAAGATATGAGAAGGGGAATTACTTTACTCGCAAGGCCGGATAAAGAAATAAAGAGAAATATAGCATCCTTTATCAACGAGTTTAAATCAATAGATCCACATCAATATTTCTATCCCGTTTCCGATATTCATATAACTATAATGTCTGTAATTTCCTGTTATGAAGGTTTTAAAATGAATACCATTGATATTTCAAAATACATAGAAATAATAAATAAAAGTATAAAAGGCCTGAATTCCGAACAAATCACTTTTAACGGTCTTACCGCCTCAAGTTCCTGCATCATGTTAAAAGGTTTTCCTTTACAAAACAATTTAAATAAAATAAGGAATAACCTTAGGGAAAATTTTAAAAAAAGTAATTTAGAATCATCAATAGACCACCGCTACAAAATTAAAACAGCCCATTCTACCATAATCAGGTTTAAAGAAGTAGTAAAACATCCTGATCAACTTATTGGATTTTTAGAAAAAAATAAAGATGTACCATTTGGAAGCTTTAAAATTAAAAGCCTGGAATTAGTTTATAATGACTGGTATCAAAAAGCCGGTATAACAAAGCTTTTGCACACATTTAAATTTTAA
- a CDS encoding protein-L-isoaspartate(D-aspartate) O-methyltransferase translates to MKDTFKHKGMRKKLAEIVAAKGITDKKVLKAIEKVPRHLFIDSSFEDHAYQDKAFPIGADQTISQPYTVAFQTELLEITEGDKILEIGTGCGYQTAVLLELGAVVFSVERQKELFKKTSLFLPKLGYRAKKLIFGDGYKGFTAEAPFDGIIVTAGAPFVPKPLLSQLKVGGKLVIPVGEDIQVMTLFTRTSEKEFEKEELGEFRFVPLLEDRN, encoded by the coding sequence TTGAAAGATACTTTTAAACATAAGGGAATGCGCAAAAAACTGGCAGAAATTGTTGCAGCAAAGGGCATTACCGATAAAAAAGTTTTGAAAGCTATTGAAAAAGTACCACGGCATTTATTTATAGACAGTAGTTTTGAGGACCACGCTTATCAGGACAAAGCCTTCCCTATAGGGGCCGACCAAACCATCTCGCAGCCTTATACCGTAGCGTTTCAAACAGAATTACTGGAAATTACCGAAGGAGATAAAATATTGGAAATAGGAACAGGTTGTGGTTATCAAACTGCAGTTTTACTTGAATTGGGCGCTGTTGTATTTTCAGTTGAAAGGCAAAAGGAACTTTTTAAAAAGACAAGTTTATTTTTACCAAAACTTGGCTATAGGGCCAAAAAGTTAATTTTTGGTGACGGATATAAAGGGTTTACTGCCGAAGCTCCGTTTGATGGTATTATAGTTACGGCTGGGGCGCCTTTTGTTCCAAAACCATTGCTTTCTCAGTTAAAAGTAGGAGGTAAGCTCGTTATACCTGTGGGGGAAGATATTCAGGTTATGACATTATTTACAAGAACTTCTGAAAAAGAATTTGAAAAAGAAGAACTGGGGGAATTCAGGTTTGTTCCTTTACTGGAAGATAGAAACTGA